A single window of Plasmodium cynomolgi strain B DNA, scaffold: 0752, whole genome shotgun sequence DNA harbors:
- a CDS encoding CYIR protein (putative;~vir-type antigen) — MTNYCNGSHDKYLSYKCHEYLSKQLDEPTLSDRNKVYLEIALNSLGEAKYNEFFKHNIINELAARLGNDGVFWHSYTNTTCNYINFKLNESLRTHYSDVHKVDYSIFREFVKIFYNKRHNNYDVEYSCENYIRHLDDDIYKRMLTLYKIFYLYNEFKISNNYKHTTSDDELCNKLSFLIHLSNDSIE, encoded by the coding sequence TATCTTAGCTATAAATGCCACGAATATTTAAGCAAACAGTTAGATGAGCCTACATTGAGTGATCGAAATAAGGTATACCTTGAAATTGCATTGAATTCCTTAGGAGAAGCCAAGTATAATGAATTCTTTAaacataatattattaatgaacTAGCAGCACGTCTAGGAAATGATGGTGTTTTTTGGCACTCTTATACAAACACAACttgtaattatattaactTCAAATTGAACGAAAGTTTGAGGACCCATTATAGTGATGTACATAAAGTAGATTACAGTATTTTTAGGGAGTTTGTAAAGATATTCTATAACAAAAGacataataattatgatgTCGAATATtcatgtgaaaattatataagaCACCTAGATGATGACATATATAAGAGAAtgttaaccttatataaaattttttatttatataatgaatttaaaatttccaatAATTACAAACATACAACTTCCGATGATGAATTATGTAACAAACTtagttttttaattcatttatcTAATGACTCTATAGAatag